A single Aspergillus chevalieri M1 DNA, chromosome 3, nearly complete sequence DNA region contains:
- a CDS encoding aldehyde dehydrogenase (COG:C;~EggNog:ENOG410PICX;~InterPro:IPR015590,IPR016161,IPR016162,IPR016163;~PFAM:PF00171;~go_function: GO:0016491 - oxidoreductase activity [Evidence IEA];~go_function: GO:0016620 - oxidoreductase activity, acting on the aldehyde or oxo group of donors, NAD or NADP as acceptor [Evidence IEA];~go_process: GO:0055114 - oxidation-reduction process [Evidence IEA]), producing the protein MSLPTVPLIINGVEEYNPSASFAVTSPYTNQPCWTAAAASPDDALRAVESASAAFPTWSATKPAVRRDILLKAADILEANLERNAGFMRTEMGADVGASQMFVAPLGIRMLRDLAGRIASICGSVPVVEDEGQSAMVVKEPMGVILGIVPWNAPYVFGIRSAACALAAGNTTILKSSEQTPRCYWAIAQALHEAGLPAGCLNLISCRPQDAPEIVNSMIEHPAVRKVNFTGSTAVGRKIARACGGNLKPCLMELGGKNSAIVCADANIETAVKGVLAGALLNSGQICMSTDRILIHADIAPTFIDALKTALTSSADPTSPPPTLVNQASKTRVEKLITSALDSGAYSLTGSADIPQSDSCVRMPPVILGGVKEDMAVWQEENFASLAACMVVGSDEEAIRIANSSGYGLSASVFTEDLRKAFAMARKIQSGAVHINSMTIQDEPALPHGGVKASGWGRFNTEMGLEEFLVTKSVTWMD; encoded by the exons ATGTCCCTCCCAACAGTccccctcatcatcaacggCGTCGAGGAATACAATCCTTCCGCCTCCTTCGCCGTAACCAGCCCCTACACAAACCAACCCTGCTggaccgccgccgccgcatcCCCCGACGATGCCCTCCGCGCCGTCGAATCCGCCTCCGCTGCATTCCCAACCTGGTCCGCGACAAAACCCGCCGTCCGCCGCGACATCCTCCTGAAGGCTGCTGACATTTTGGAGGCGAATTTGGAGCGCAATGCGGGGTTCATGCGCACGGAGATGGGCGCGGACGTTGGTGCTTCGCAGATGTTTGTGGCGCCGTTGGGGATTCGCATGTTAAGGGATCTCGCGGGGCGGATTGCGTCGATTTGTGGGAGTGTGCCGGTTGTGGAGGATGAGGGGCAGAGTGCGATGGTTGTTAAGGAGCCGATGGGGGTTATTTTGGGGATTGTGCCTTG GAATGCGCCGTATGTCTTTGGCATCCGCTCCGCCGCGTGCGCTCTCGCCGCGGGTAACACTACCATTCTTAAATCCTCCGAACAAACCCCGCGCTGCTACTGGGCTATCGCGCAGGCTCTGCATGAAGCTGGTCTGCCAGCTGGCTGTCTCAATCTGATCTCCTGCCGTCCCCAGGATGCCCCCGAGATCGTCAATTCCATGATCGAGCACCCCGCCGTGCGCAAGGTCAACTTCACGGGAAGCACGGCGGTGGGACGCAAGATTGCGCGCGCATGCGGCGGGAATCTGAAGCCATGCCTGATGGAATTGGGAGGAAAGAATAGCGCAATTGTGTGCGCGGATGCGAACATCGAAACGGCTGTTAAGGGTGTGTTGGCGGGTGCTTTGCTCAAC TCCGGCCAAATCTGCATGTCAACGGACCGCATCCTCATCCACGCCGACATCGCCCCAACCTTCATCGACGCCCTCAAAACCGCCTTAACCTCATCAGCCGATCCCACTTCCCCACCCCCAACCCTCGTCAACCAAGCCTCCAAAACCCGCGTCGAGAAACTCATCACCAGCGCCCTCGACTCAGGCGCCTACTCCCTCACCGGCTCAGCAGACATCCCGCAATCCGACTCGTGTGTCCGCATGCCACCGGTCATCCTGGGCGGTGTCAAAGAGGACATGGCTGTGTGGCAGGAAGAGAACTTTGCGTCGCTGGCTGCGTGCATGGTTGTTgggagtgatgaggaggCTATACGGATTGCGAACTCGAGTGGGTATGGGTTGTCGGCATCGGTGTTTACGGAGGATTTGAGGAAGGCGTTTGCGATGGCGAGGAAGATTCAGTCTGG GGCGGTGCATATTAACAGCATGACGATCCAGGATGAGCCGGCGCTGCCGCATGGTGGTGTCAAGGCCAGTGGATGGGGACGGTTTAATACGGAGATGGGGCTGGAGGAGTTTTTGGTGACCAAGAGTGTAACGTGGATGGATTAG
- a CDS encoding uncharacterized protein (COG:S;~EggNog:ENOG410PY8A) — protein MSDNSPPQPPPPSSSSNTTSNNTNDPSTNQTTSCSLNANNTHNEGMTSRLQSSATTLAQNLFTSSPADIARNLQPGGSSSTKAAPPSAAASAAQAFHGERAAPGSSSASGVEGSRGVGGSFRSTTETVAEQDGLMEEGFGFQNGNAYQDGVLESSVPFYEQDADIKGKGKSKAPDQDHQPFENTWNSITTTTTTTQPSQAAHAHAHANPQDGSEVLTLLTSPSFNPDFPDPTTTTTTSNPDSTLIPNDLSDPTPFPLSAQEIQILESFRRTLSPDPTHGQNQQRINTASLIPEIDNFLSTVPLQTQNDATALRDAVLTGLPGAEEWVSVEERYQDEVWGFLKPVLENARREMEERGEQEGRKGEGEDGPAVARLKMILRHMRA, from the coding sequence ATGTCCGACAACTCCCCGCCTCAACCGCCTCCGCCATCATCGAGCTCCAACACCACttccaacaacaccaacgacCCGTCCACAAATCAGACCACTTCTTGCTCTCTCAACGCAAACAACACCCATAATGAGGGCATGACATCCCGCCTCCAAAGCTCCGCCACAACCCTCGCCCAAAACCTCTTCACGTCTTCCCCAGCCGACATAGCCAGAAACCTCCAACCGGGTGGTAGCAGCAGCACCAAAGCCGCTCCGCCGTCAGCAGCAGCGTCAGCAGCGCAGGCGTTCCATGGGGAAAGGGCTGCACCGGGGAGTTCGTCTGCGAGTGGGGTAGAGGGGAGTCGGGGTGTTGGGGGGAGTTTTAGGAGCACGACAGAAACAGTGGCGGAGCAGGATGGGTTGATGGAGGAGGGGTTTGGATTTCAGAATGGAAATGCGTATCAGGATGGGGTGTTAGAATCGAGTGTGCCTTTCTACGAACAAGATGCGGATATAAAAGGGAAGGGAAAGAGCAAAGCACCAGACCAAGACCACCAACCCTTTGAAAACACCTGGAACTCCAttacaacaacaacaaccaccactCAACCATCCCAAGCCGCACACGCGCACGCACACGCCAACCCCCAAGACGGCTCCGAAGTCCTCACCCTCCTAACATCCCCCTCCTTCAACCCTGACTTCCCCGAccccaccaccacaacaaccacatcCAACCCAGACTCAACCCTCATCCCTAACGACCTCTCCGACCCAACCCCCTTCCCCCTCTCCGCCCAAGAAATCCAAATCCTCGAGTCCTTCCGCCGAACCCTCAGTCCAGACCCTACTCACGGACAAAACCAGCAGCGCATAAACACCGCAAGTCTAATCCCCGAAATCGACAACTTCCTGTCCACCGTGCCACTGCAGACGCAAAATGATGCTACTGCGCTGCGCGATGCGGTGTTGACAGGGTTGCCGGGGGCGGAGGAGTGGGTTAGTGTTGAGGAGAGGTATCAGGATGAGGTGTGGGGGTTTTTGAAGCCGGTGTTGGAGAATGCGAggagggagatggaggagagggGTGAACAGGAGGGTAGGAaaggggagggggaggatggGCCGGCTGTGGCAAGGTTAAAGATGATTTTGAGGCATATGAGGGCGTAA
- the osm1 gene encoding putative fumarate reductase Osm1 (COG:C;~EggNog:ENOG410PG2C;~InterPro:IPR036188,IPR003953,IPR001199,IPR027477, IPR036400,IPR010960;~PFAM:PF07992,PF00173,PF01266,PF13450,PF00890;~go_function: GO:0000104 - succinate dehydrogenase activity [Evidence IEA];~go_process: GO:0055114 - oxidation-reduction process [Evidence IEA]), which produces MAAPPRVIVVGGGLSGLSAAHTVYLNGGNVLVLDKQAFFGGNSTKATSGINGALTRTQTDLGIQDSVKTFYEDTLKSARDKARPELIKVLTYKSAAAVEWLQDVFNLDLTLVSRLGGHSQPRTHRGHDAKFPGMAITYALMQRLEELSEQEPDRVQIVKKARVTNVNKEGNLVTGVTYELNGESQVADGVVVLATGGYAADFGNKSLLQEHRPDTFALSSTNGTHATGDGQKMLMEIGANGIDMDKVQVHPTGLVDPKDPQAKFKFLAAEALRGEGGLLLNSDGDRFSDELGHRDYVSGQMWKEKEKNKWPIRLILNSKASNVLDFHTRHYAGRGLMRKMTGQELAKEIGCGPQKLQKTFDDYNAIADGKKKDPWNKRFFHNGPFSVDDTFHVALMEPVLHFTMGGIEINEHAQVLNSEHAPFEGLYACGELAGGVHGANRLGGSSLLGCVVYGRVAGDSASQHLFKKLISGGASTAQNRLGQISLHIDPATPGKIAIEWSGAAGASGAGGAPVGSGATPEVAAATASASPANAAAAAQQASKPTAPKPFEVPEKEFTMEEVAKHNKKDDLWIVVKGCVLDVTNWLDEHPGGANALFNFMGRDATEEFAMLHDDEVVPKYAGHIVIGRVQGQTPSLEF; this is translated from the exons ATGGCAGCTCCCCCAAGAGTCATCGTTGTCGGTGGTGGAT TGTCCGGTCTCAGTGCCGCCCACACCGTCTATCTTAACGGTGGAAACGTCCTCGTTCTCGATAAGCAAG CTTTCTTTGGTGGTAACTCGACCAAGGCTACCTCCGGTATCAACGGCGCCCTCACCCGCACTCAGACCGACCTCGGTATTCAGGACAGCGTCAAGACCTTCTACGAAGACACCCTCAAATCCGCAAGGGACAAGGCCCGTCCCGAATTGATCAAGGTCCTCACATACAAGTCTGCTGCTGCCGTTGAGTGGCTCCAGGATGTCTTCAACCTCGATCTTACCCTTGTTTCGCGTCTTGG TGGCCACTCCCAGCCCCGGACACATCGTGGCCACGATGCTAAGTTCCCCGGAATGGCCATCACATATGCCCTTATGCAGCGATTGGAGGAGCTTAGCGAGCAGGAGCCCGACCGCGTCCAGATCGTGAAGAAGGCCCGTGTTACCAACGTTAACAAGGAGGGTAACCTCGTCACTGGTGTTACATACGAATTGAACGGCGAGTCGCAAGTCGCAGATGGTGTTGTCGTTCTTGCCACTGGTGGTTATGCCGCCGACTTTGGCAACAAGTCCCTCCTGCAGGAACACCGCCCAGATACCTTTGCTCTGTCCAGTACCAACGGTACTCACGCTACCGGTGACGGTCAGAAGATGCTGATGGAGATCGGTGCCAACGGCATTGATATGGACAAGGTCCAGGTCCACCCCACTGGTCTTGTCGACCCCAAGGACCCCCAGGCCAAGTTCAAGTTCTTGGCTGCTGAAGCCCTCCGTGGTGAGGGTGGTCTCCTGCTCAACTCGGACGGTGACCGGTTCTCTGACGAGCTGGGCCACCGTGACTACGTCTCGGGCCAGATgtggaaggagaaggagaagaacaaGTGGCCCATCCGTCTCATCCTTAACAGCAAGGCCTCCAACGTCCTGGACTTCCACACCCGTCACTACGCTGGCCGTGGTTTGATGCGGAAGATGACCGGCCAGGAGCTGGCCAAGGAAATCGGCTGCGGTCCTCAGAAGCTGCAGAAGACTTTCGATGACTACAACGCCATCGCTGatggcaagaagaaggacccCTGGAACAAGCGTTTCTTCCACAACGGCCCCTTCAGCGTCGACGACACCTTCCACGTCGCTCTCATGGAGCCTGTCCTTCACTTCACCATGGGTGGTATCGAGATCAACGAGCACGCCCAGGTCCTCAACTCGGAGCACGCCCCCTTCGAGGGTCTCTACGCCTGCGGTGAGCTTGCTGGTGGTGTCCATGGTGCCAACCGTCTGGGTGGTTCTTCTCTGCTGGGCTGTGTTGTCTACGGTCGTGTGGCTGGCGACAGCGCCAGCCAGCAcctgttcaagaagctgatcAGTGGTGGCGCCTCGACCGCCCAGAACCGTCTGGGCCAGATCTCTCTGCACATCGACCCCGCCACCCCCGGCAAGATCGCCATTGAATGGAGCGGCGCTGCTGGTGCCTCTGGCGCCGGCGGTGCACCGGTTGGCTCTGGCGCTACCCCCGAGGTTGCCGCTGCTACTGCCAGCGCATCGCCAGCCAACGCCGCCGCTGCCGCCCAGCAGGCCTCCAAGCCCACGGCCCCCAAGCCATTCGAAGTCCCCGAGAAGGAGTTTACGATGGAGGAGGTTGCCAAGCACAACAAGAAGGACGACCTCTGGATCGTCGTCAAGGGCTGCGTGCTGGACGTGACCAACTGGCTCGATGAGCACCCTGGTGGAGCCAATGCTCTGTTCAATTTCATGGGTCGCGATGCTACTGAGGAGTTCGCCATGTTGCACGATGATGAAGTTGTTCCTAAGTACGCTGGGCATATTGTCATTGGCCGCGTTCAGGGCCAGACTCCTAGCCTGGAGTTCTAA
- the CDC55 gene encoding protein phosphatase 2A regulatory subunit CDC55 (BUSCO:EOG09261MG9;~COG:T;~EggNog:ENOG410PHQV;~InterPro:IPR036322,IPR018067,IPR000009,IPR001680, IPR019775;~PFAM:PF00400;~go_component: GO:0000159 - protein phosphatase type 2A complex [Evidence IEA];~go_function: GO:0005515 - protein binding [Evidence IEA];~go_function: GO:0019888 - protein phosphatase regulator activity [Evidence IEA]): protein MVDRDPNSPTWKFTQCFGDKGDVEDITEADIISTVEFDHTGNYLATGDKGGRVVLFERNETKKTCEYKFHTEFQSHEPEFDYLKSLEIEEKINKIKWCRRQNASHYLLSTNDKTIKLWKVFDKSLKVVAENNLSNELTPAGAVSGGGAPRPPRIPFKDSSSLKLPRMTHHDTVVAAVPRRTYANAHAYHINSISVNSDGETFISSDDLRINLWNLNIQDQSFNIVDIKPANMEELTEVITAAEFHPTSCNWFMYASSKGTIKLADMRQRALCDEHSKLFEQEEDASSRSFFSEIISSISDVRFSNDGRYIVSRDYLTVKVWDVNMERQPVKTIPIHEHLRPRLCDTYENDSIFDKFEVVFSGDAENVMTGSYNNNFMIYPTDQNKDTEIVLQADKSAFKAKKVGVPTPMNRGANGKKNGSRSGSPVGPGSRMRKETDADQIDFNKKILHMSWHPYEDSIAIAATNNLFVFSAL, encoded by the exons ATGGTAGACAGAGACCCGAATTCGCCTACTTGGAAGTTCACACA ATGCTTTGGTGATAAGGGtgatgtggaagatatcACAGAAG CGGACATTATCTCAACCGTCGAATTTGATCATACCGGTAACTATCTGGCCACGGGAGATAAGGGTGGAAGAGTGGTGCTGTTTGAAAGAAATGAAACG AAAAAAACCTGCGAATATAAGTTCCACACCGAGTTTCAATCGCACGAGCCCGAGTTCGACTACCTCAAATCGTTAGAAATCGAAGAGAAGATCAACAAGATCAAGTGGTGCAGACGGCAAAATGCTTCCCACTATCTCCTTTCGACAAATGACAAAACCATTAAGCTATGGAAGGTCTTCGATAAGTCGCTCAAGGTCGTCGCCGAGAACAACCTGTCGAATGAACTCACGCCCGCGGGCGCTGTGTCTGGTGGAGGGGCGCCTCGCCCACCTCGTATACCGTTCAAAGACTCGTCATCACTGAAGCTTCCCCGGATGACACACCACGATACCGTTGTCGCCGCCGTACCGCGGAGGACATATGCAAACGCCCATGCATACCACATCAACAGCATCTCCGTCAACAGTGACGGAGAGACCTTCATAAGCAGCGATGATCTCCGGATTAACCTCTGGAACCTCAACATCCAGGACCAGAGTTTCAACATTGTCGATATCAAGCCGGCCAACATGGAAGAACTCACCGAAGTTATCACCGCGGCCGAATTCCACCCTACCAGTTGTAACTGGTTTATGTATGCTAGCTCGAAGGGAACGATCAAGTTGGCGGATATGCGCCAGCGGGCATTGTGTGATGAGCACTCTAAGC TATTTGAACAAGAGGAAGACGCCTCGTCCCGCTCATTCTTCTCCGAAATTATCTCGTCAATCTCCGATGTCCGCTTCTCGAATGACGGCCGATACATTGTTTCCCGAGATTATCTGACGGTTAAGGTTTGGGATGTCAACATGGAAAGGCAACCGGTGAAGACCATTCCTATCCACGAACACCTCCGGCCGCGTCTGTGCGACACGTACGAAAACGACAGTATCTTCGATAAATTCGAGGTCGTCTTCTCGGGCGATGCGGAGAACGTCATGACCGGAAGctacaacaacaacttcatGATCTACCCTACCGACCAGAACAAAGACACCGAGATTGTGTTGCAGGCCGACAAGTCTGCGTTCAAGGCGAAGAAGGTTGGCGTGCCCACACCTATGAACCGGGGCGCCAACGGGAAAAAGAACGGGTCCAGATCGGGTAGCCCTGTTGGTCCCGGCAGCCGGATGAGGAAGGAGACCGATGCGGATCAGATTGATTTCAACAAGAAGATCCTTCACATGAGCTGGCATCCGTACGAAGACAGCATTGCCATTGCTGCTACGAACAAC CTCTTCGTCTTTTCTGCGCTGTAG